A stretch of the Bacillus licheniformis DSM 13 = ATCC 14580 genome encodes the following:
- a CDS encoding GAF domain-containing sensor histidine kinase, protein MREDTQFEKLKTLKEIAETLNEGNDLKETLHAVLKKLLRLTGLKTAWLFLIDEKGSFELAASARLPQALSYRQNRLLCEGSCYCLEQYRDEKLDRAKNIIHCRRITTAMKQKTGDPEGITHHATVPLSDQKKRFGLLNVAAPGKIHFSRGELALLEAVALQIGMAIKRMRLAEQQQKHLLLTERNRLAQDLHDSVNQMLFSLSLTAKAAGEMTDQPEIREMLEFMQNLSHEALLEMRALIWQLRPQGLEEGLAAALEKYAEVLGLQVIFKLSDVLRLPPSVEELMWRLSQEALNNCKKHAGASRIQVKINVFQSSAVLEIEDDGKGFQYDPNVDIPTLGLKGMKERTEKAGGTLLITSAIGKGTKIRAVLPMKEKGEAGWRR, encoded by the coding sequence TTGCGGGAAGACACACAGTTTGAAAAACTGAAAACGCTCAAAGAAATAGCGGAAACTTTAAACGAAGGGAACGATCTAAAGGAAACGCTCCATGCCGTTTTAAAGAAGCTGCTCCGCCTAACGGGACTCAAAACGGCATGGCTTTTTCTGATCGATGAAAAGGGGAGCTTTGAACTGGCTGCTTCGGCCCGCCTGCCTCAAGCCCTTTCTTACCGGCAAAACCGTTTACTATGCGAAGGAAGCTGCTACTGTCTTGAACAATACAGGGACGAAAAGCTGGACAGGGCGAAAAATATCATCCACTGCCGGCGGATTACGACGGCCATGAAACAGAAGACAGGAGATCCGGAAGGCATCACCCATCATGCAACCGTCCCGCTCAGTGACCAAAAGAAGCGGTTCGGTTTGCTGAACGTTGCGGCACCGGGCAAAATTCATTTCAGCCGCGGGGAACTGGCGCTCCTCGAAGCTGTTGCTCTGCAAATCGGGATGGCGATCAAACGGATGAGGCTTGCTGAACAACAGCAAAAACACCTGCTGCTGACCGAAAGAAACAGATTGGCTCAGGACTTGCATGATTCCGTTAATCAAATGCTTTTTTCGCTCAGCTTGACCGCTAAAGCGGCGGGGGAAATGACAGACCAGCCGGAAATCAGGGAAATGCTCGAGTTTATGCAAAATCTTTCTCATGAAGCGCTTCTTGAGATGCGGGCGTTAATTTGGCAGCTCAGGCCCCAGGGGCTGGAAGAAGGGTTAGCGGCGGCTCTTGAAAAATATGCGGAAGTGCTCGGCCTTCAAGTAATCTTCAAGCTCAGCGATGTGCTCCGTCTGCCCCCTTCTGTTGAGGAATTGATGTGGCGGCTGAGCCAGGAAGCCCTCAACAATTGCAAAAAGCATGCCGGTGCAAGCCGCATACAAGTGAAAATCAATGTATTCCAGTCGTCTGCCGTCTTGGAAATCGAAGATGACGGCAAAGGGTTTCAGTACGATCCTAATGTGGACATTCCGACGCTTGGGCTGAAAGGAATGAAGGAGCGGACGGAAAAAGCGGGCGGCACGCTTTTGATCACCTCCGCAATCGGTAAGGGGACAAAAATCCGGGCGGTTTTGCCTATGAAGGAGAAGGGGGAGGCAGGATGGAGAAGGTGA
- a CDS encoding response regulator produces the protein MEKVKIIIADDHHIVRKGLLFFFKTKSDFDVIGEASTGIEALDVLRKREADIVLMDLSMPDMDGIEATKRIKKEYPSVKVIALTSYADESYVIPAIQAGACAYQLKDAEPDELVETIRAVYGGRYSLDPNIMSHVFHHVSQADEKEKIHQLTNREKDVLLEITKGKSNKEIAASLFISEKTVKTHVSNLLSKLGLSDRTQAALFAVKHGLQQNDGRG, from the coding sequence ATGGAGAAGGTGAAAATCATCATTGCCGATGATCATCATATTGTCAGAAAAGGGCTCTTGTTTTTCTTCAAAACAAAAAGCGATTTTGATGTTATCGGAGAGGCTTCGACAGGTATCGAGGCGCTCGATGTCTTGCGAAAACGTGAGGCAGACATCGTATTAATGGATTTATCAATGCCTGATATGGACGGCATTGAGGCGACAAAGCGAATAAAAAAGGAATATCCGTCTGTCAAAGTCATAGCGCTGACAAGCTATGCGGACGAGAGCTATGTGATTCCCGCCATCCAGGCGGGAGCCTGTGCCTATCAGCTGAAAGACGCCGAGCCTGATGAACTTGTCGAGACGATCCGCGCAGTTTATGGCGGGAGATACTCATTGGATCCGAACATCATGTCCCACGTCTTTCACCATGTGTCACAGGCGGATGAGAAAGAAAAAATACATCAATTGACAAATAGAGAAAAAGATGTTTTATTGGAAATTACGAAAGGGAAAAGCAATAAAGAAATTGCAGCATCTTTATTTATCAGCGAAAAAACGGTAAAAACCCATGTATCCAATCTGCTTTCAAAGCTTGGCTTATCCGATCGCACGCAAGCCGCGCTTTTTGCAGTAAAACACGGACTACAACAAAATGACGGGAGAGGATGA
- a CDS encoding NADPH-dependent FMN reductase: MKITVISGTARKQGRTRIAASYIARAYQAELIDLSEFILPIFNGDEEQSSLENVQKLKASVKEADAVVLLSPEYHSGMSGALKNALDFLSNEQFSGKPVALFACAGGGKGGMNALANMRIVARGVYANVITKQLVLDPIHIDEEHQTVTEAAKANIKNVMEELLLFAEFQKA; this comes from the coding sequence ATGAAAATAACCGTAATTAGCGGAACTGCGAGAAAACAGGGCAGAACGCGGATCGCCGCTTCCTATATCGCCCGCGCTTATCAGGCTGAGCTTATCGATCTAAGCGAGTTCATCCTTCCGATTTTCAACGGAGACGAAGAGCAAAGCTCGCTGGAGAATGTTCAAAAATTGAAAGCTTCGGTCAAAGAAGCAGACGCTGTCGTTTTATTATCTCCCGAATACCACAGCGGTATGAGCGGCGCTTTGAAAAATGCACTCGATTTTTTAAGCAATGAGCAGTTCTCGGGCAAACCGGTGGCGCTTTTTGCTTGTGCAGGGGGCGGCAAAGGCGGGATGAACGCGCTCGCCAATATGCGCATTGTCGCACGCGGAGTTTATGCGAACGTCATCACAAAGCAGCTTGTGCTCGATCCGATTCATATTGATGAGGAGCACCAAACGGTTACTGAAGCAGCCAAAGCCAATATTAAAAATGTAATGGAAGAGCTTCTGCTCTTTGCCGAATTTCAAAAAGCCTGA
- a CDS encoding YhdB family protein, whose protein sequence is MNYADYDKALYYTHRSQWDNLLILMVRTEDDLLSKRIEHFLHAYNFERDDAIVEKRLYDLLQYIDHASFSGHEHENGVLVFT, encoded by the coding sequence TTGAATTACGCTGATTATGACAAAGCTTTGTACTATACGCACCGGTCGCAGTGGGACAACCTGCTGATCCTGATGGTGCGGACAGAAGACGATTTATTATCAAAGCGGATCGAACATTTTTTGCACGCCTACAATTTTGAAAGAGATGACGCCATTGTCGAAAAAAGGCTTTATGATCTGCTGCAGTATATTGATCACGCCTCATTTTCCGGACATGAACACGAAAACGGCGTGCTTGTCTTTACGTAA
- a CDS encoding YqzG/YhdC family protein, which yields MKKRYCTYFFCILTLLSFPAKGHFQTDVFDAPERWERIAWSALEEKYKGAKLEDYEYLGRTQVNDEETKDVFRVTVNQEGKSFSAHAEVYFHPVTNAIINVNIFPL from the coding sequence ATGAAAAAACGATATTGCACGTACTTTTTTTGCATATTAACACTTTTATCATTCCCGGCGAAAGGCCACTTTCAAACAGATGTTTTCGATGCACCTGAACGGTGGGAAAGAATCGCCTGGAGCGCGCTTGAAGAAAAATACAAAGGCGCAAAGCTCGAGGATTATGAATATTTAGGGCGCACACAAGTAAATGATGAAGAGACAAAGGATGTCTTCAGGGTAACCGTCAATCAAGAAGGCAAATCATTTTCGGCGCACGCCGAGGTGTATTTTCATCCGGTGACCAATGCGATCATCAATGTCAATATTTTTCCCTTATAG
- the nsrR gene encoding nitric oxide-sensing transcriptional repressor NsrR: MKLTNYTDYSLRVLIFLATKNSNELVNIKDIADSYSISKNHLMKVIYELGKLGYVETIRGRNGGIRLGKAPELINIGEVIRHTEDDFNLVECFNGEKNHCILSPICGLKHVLNKALSAYLDVLDQYTLQDIIMNQDHIRKLLS; this comes from the coding sequence ATGAAATTAACAAATTATACGGATTACTCATTGAGGGTACTGATTTTTCTAGCAACCAAAAACTCAAACGAGCTTGTCAATATTAAAGACATCGCCGATTCTTATTCCATTTCAAAAAACCACCTTATGAAGGTGATTTACGAGCTTGGCAAGCTTGGCTACGTTGAAACGATCCGCGGCCGCAACGGCGGGATTCGTCTCGGAAAAGCGCCTGAACTGATTAATATCGGTGAAGTCATAAGACATACAGAAGATGATTTTAACCTTGTCGAGTGTTTTAACGGAGAAAAAAACCATTGTATACTTTCTCCGATCTGCGGATTAAAGCATGTTTTAAACAAAGCCCTTTCCGCCTATTTGGACGTATTGGACCAATACACTCTGCAAGATATTATCATGAATCAGGACCATATACGTAAATTATTGAGTTGA
- the hmpA gene encoding NO-inducible flavohemoprotein produces the protein MLSEKTMQIVKSTAPVLKEKGTEITTCFYKRMFDAHPELKNIFNMSRQQTGGQPKALAFTVLQAAENIDRLEDLLPVVKQIGHKHKSLHVKPEHYPIVGQHLLEAIEIVLGEAATEDILQAWAEAYEEIARVFIEVEKQMYEEDKKQDGNWEGFKPFVIMDKRVESDTITSFYLKPADGTALPAFSPGQYVSVCIKIPGEPYFLTRQYSLSDAWNKDYYRISVKLEAEEGQPVGKVSSYLHENMEIGGSLEVSAPAGDFTLSEGTDRPVYFISAGSGITPVMSMVQTLAQKESRREITFVHAAKTERHHAFKEETEKLLGANPANRLLFVYSRGAEATEEHTVKGRVNEELLKSVVIDPNGEFYVCGPLSFMKSVIEGLQNLGVSMENIRYESFASSLDMQIAN, from the coding sequence ATGCTATCTGAAAAAACCATGCAAATTGTCAAATCGACCGCCCCTGTTTTAAAAGAAAAGGGAACAGAGATCACCACTTGTTTTTACAAGCGGATGTTTGATGCCCACCCTGAATTGAAAAACATTTTCAACATGTCCCGACAGCAAACCGGCGGACAGCCGAAAGCTTTGGCTTTTACTGTGCTGCAGGCGGCTGAAAACATCGACCGGCTCGAAGACCTGCTGCCGGTTGTCAAGCAGATCGGACATAAACACAAAAGTTTGCATGTGAAACCAGAGCACTATCCTATTGTCGGTCAGCACCTTTTGGAAGCAATTGAAATCGTGCTCGGCGAAGCTGCGACAGAGGACATTCTCCAGGCATGGGCAGAAGCCTATGAAGAGATCGCCCGTGTATTTATTGAAGTCGAAAAACAAATGTATGAGGAAGACAAAAAGCAGGATGGAAATTGGGAAGGGTTTAAACCGTTTGTCATCATGGATAAACGAGTCGAATCCGATACGATAACCTCCTTTTATTTGAAGCCCGCCGATGGAACGGCTTTGCCCGCTTTCAGCCCCGGACAGTACGTATCTGTCTGCATTAAAATTCCGGGCGAACCATATTTCTTAACAAGGCAGTACAGCTTGTCAGATGCTTGGAATAAAGACTACTACCGCATTTCAGTCAAATTGGAAGCGGAGGAAGGCCAACCGGTGGGAAAGGTATCAAGCTATCTGCATGAGAACATGGAAATCGGCGGCAGCTTGGAAGTGAGCGCTCCCGCCGGAGATTTCACACTTTCCGAAGGAACGGATCGTCCGGTTTATTTCATTAGCGCCGGATCAGGCATCACGCCTGTCATGAGCATGGTGCAAACGTTGGCTCAAAAAGAAAGCCGCCGCGAGATCACATTCGTGCATGCCGCGAAAACTGAACGGCATCACGCTTTCAAGGAAGAAACGGAGAAGCTGCTCGGCGCCAATCCGGCGAACCGTCTCCTGTTCGTCTACAGCAGAGGTGCTGAAGCGACGGAAGAGCATACTGTAAAAGGCCGGGTGAATGAAGAGCTTTTGAAATCGGTCGTGATAGATCCAAATGGCGAATTTTATGTATGCGGTCCGCTTTCATTTATGAAAAGCGTGATTGAAGGATTGCAAAACCTTGGCGTTTCGATGGAAAACATCCGCTATGAGAGCTTTGCTTCATCTCTTGATATGCAAATAGCGAACTAA
- a CDS encoding SpoVR family protein, which translates to MSIREQKELQRAIEEITEIAEGFGLDFYPMRYEICPAEIIYTFGAYGMPTRYSHWSFGKQFHKMKLHYDFGLSKIYELVINSDPCYAFLLDSNSLIQNKLIVAHVLAHCDFFKNNCRFQNTKRDMVESMSATAERIKHYETVHGSKEVEAFLDAVLAIEEHIDPSLVRPKLSWSVDDEEEEETGAPATPYDDLWELDHKGSKEKKKRTKKKFPPKPEKDILLFIEEHSRELEPWQRDILTMMREEMLYFWPQLETKIMNEGWASYWHQRIIRELDLTSSEAIEFAKLNAGVVQPSKTGINPYYLGLKIFEDIEERYNNPTEDMKKMGVEPNSGREKIFEVREIESDISFIRNYLTKDLVMREDLYLFQKQGRDYKIVDKDWEAVRDQLVSMRVNGGFPYLTVEDGDYLKNNELYIKHWYEGIELDLKYLEKVLPYLHQLWGRSVHVETVLEDKPVMFSYDGKAVHRRYL; encoded by the coding sequence TTGAGCATACGGGAGCAAAAAGAGCTGCAGCGGGCGATTGAAGAAATTACGGAAATCGCGGAAGGATTCGGCCTTGATTTTTACCCGATGAGATATGAGATTTGTCCTGCTGAAATTATTTATACATTCGGTGCATACGGGATGCCGACAAGATACAGCCATTGGAGTTTCGGAAAGCAATTTCACAAAATGAAGCTTCACTATGACTTTGGCTTGAGCAAAATATATGAGCTTGTCATTAATTCAGATCCGTGTTATGCGTTTTTGCTGGACAGCAATTCATTGATTCAAAATAAGCTGATTGTCGCACACGTCCTTGCTCATTGTGATTTCTTTAAAAATAACTGCCGTTTTCAAAATACGAAGCGCGATATGGTTGAAAGCATGTCGGCGACAGCAGAGCGGATTAAACATTATGAAACGGTACACGGTTCAAAAGAAGTCGAAGCATTTCTCGATGCGGTGCTGGCGATTGAAGAACACATTGACCCTTCGCTCGTGAGGCCGAAGCTGTCGTGGAGCGTAGATGATGAAGAGGAAGAAGAAACCGGCGCGCCGGCCACTCCTTATGACGACCTCTGGGAACTGGATCATAAAGGATCGAAAGAGAAGAAGAAAAGGACGAAAAAAAAGTTTCCGCCGAAACCGGAAAAAGACATTCTGCTGTTCATAGAAGAGCATTCGCGGGAGCTGGAGCCTTGGCAGCGCGATATTTTAACGATGATGAGAGAGGAAATGCTGTATTTCTGGCCGCAGCTTGAAACGAAAATCATGAATGAAGGCTGGGCGTCCTATTGGCATCAGCGAATCATCCGTGAGCTTGATCTGACATCAAGTGAAGCGATCGAATTCGCCAAGCTGAACGCGGGAGTGGTTCAGCCGTCCAAAACGGGAATCAATCCTTATTATCTCGGATTGAAAATATTTGAGGACATAGAGGAGCGCTACAACAACCCGACAGAAGACATGAAAAAGATGGGGGTAGAGCCGAACTCTGGGAGAGAAAAAATATTTGAAGTCAGGGAGATCGAATCAGACATTTCATTTATCAGGAACTATTTAACGAAGGATCTTGTGATGCGGGAAGACCTCTACTTGTTTCAAAAACAGGGAAGGGATTATAAAATCGTCGACAAGGATTGGGAGGCTGTGCGCGATCAGCTTGTCAGCATGAGAGTCAACGGAGGATTTCCTTATTTGACAGTTGAGGACGGAGATTACTTAAAGAACAATGAATTATACATCAAGCATTGGTATGAAGGGATCGAACTCGATTTGAAGTATCTTGAAAAAGTTCTGCCTTACCTCCACCAGCTATGGGGAAGAAGCGTGCATGTCGAGACCGTGCTCGAAGATAAACCCGTCATGTTTTCCTATGATGGAAAGGCTGTCCACCGCAGATATTTATAA
- a CDS encoding LysM peptidoglycan-binding domain-containing protein, with protein sequence MKKQVITAASAVVLGSTLFAGAASAQTITVKKGDTLWGFSKKYGTTVSKIKQENKLKSDIIYIGQRLSINGSSSSSAKASKVSSATHKVVKGDSLWKISRTYGMTVNELKTLNGLKTDLIRIGQVLKVKGTKSVKAASTTKPSASSGTSKTSAPAQKSSTLNTSKLVSDAKALIGTPYKWGGTSTSGFDCSGFVWYILNKQTNVARTNTVGYWNSMKSVSSPAVGDFVFFTTYQPGPSHMGVYIGNNQFVHAGSDGVTISDMTNSYWKPRYLGAKRF encoded by the coding sequence ATGAAAAAACAAGTAATAACAGCAGCATCAGCGGTTGTTTTAGGATCGACTTTGTTTGCGGGAGCCGCTTCCGCGCAAACCATAACGGTGAAAAAAGGAGACACGTTATGGGGTTTTTCGAAGAAGTATGGCACAACTGTCAGCAAGATTAAACAGGAAAACAAGCTGAAATCCGATATCATTTACATAGGACAGAGGCTGTCGATCAATGGAAGCAGTTCTTCGTCTGCAAAAGCGTCGAAAGTTTCATCAGCTACGCATAAAGTGGTCAAAGGAGACAGCCTTTGGAAAATTTCGCGGACATACGGCATGACTGTTAACGAACTGAAAACTCTGAACGGTTTAAAAACAGATTTAATCCGGATTGGACAAGTATTAAAAGTCAAAGGGACGAAAAGCGTAAAAGCAGCATCAACAACCAAGCCTTCCGCATCAAGCGGGACAAGCAAAACAAGCGCACCTGCGCAGAAATCTTCAACGCTGAATACGTCAAAACTTGTTTCTGATGCAAAAGCCCTTATCGGAACGCCTTATAAATGGGGCGGAACATCTACATCAGGATTTGACTGCAGCGGGTTTGTCTGGTACATCCTCAACAAACAGACAAATGTAGCGAGAACGAATACAGTCGGATACTGGAATTCAATGAAGAGCGTATCAAGCCCGGCAGTAGGCGATTTCGTATTCTTCACGACATATCAGCCGGGACCTTCGCATATGGGGGTTTACATCGGAAACAATCAATTCGTTCATGCCGGTTCTGACGGCGTAACGATCAGCGATATGACAAACAGCTATTGGAAGCCCCGCTATCTTGGAGCAAAACGCTTCTAA
- a CDS encoding LysR family transcriptional regulator: MDFKWLHTFVTAAKYENFRKTAETLFISQPTVTVQIKLLEEELGCQLFTRKGRSIHLTKEGRAYLPFALRLLEDYESSMAELHRIRQGYSQTLNLAVSPLIADTILPFVLKKYTALHPNSEIKVKIAESAEIAPLISAGHADIGLSCLNVQSSNLNCYSMYSDPVILVAPHDGRAAEQAPPLDVEDLLEEYLLLTHNHPEYWDDLVRQLRIKFPFVRTMLVSQAHITKRFISEGLGISFLPLSTVRRELMEGRLIEVPCDFMKLPVAGGYAISLKDNEKVEHFLAFLAEFRF; the protein is encoded by the coding sequence ATGGATTTTAAATGGCTTCATACCTTTGTCACTGCCGCAAAATACGAAAATTTCAGAAAGACGGCGGAAACCTTATTTATTTCTCAGCCGACCGTCACCGTCCAAATTAAACTGCTTGAAGAAGAACTCGGGTGCCAGCTGTTCACCCGCAAAGGAAGAAGCATTCATTTAACGAAAGAAGGACGGGCTTACCTTCCTTTTGCCCTTCGCCTGTTGGAAGACTATGAATCGAGCATGGCAGAGCTTCACAGAATCAGACAAGGCTACTCACAGACATTGAACTTAGCGGTTTCGCCGCTTATCGCCGATACGATTCTCCCATTTGTATTAAAAAAATACACAGCGCTGCATCCGAATTCGGAGATCAAAGTAAAGATCGCCGAATCAGCTGAAATCGCTCCCCTGATTTCAGCTGGCCATGCAGATATCGGACTAAGCTGCTTAAACGTGCAATCGTCAAACCTGAACTGCTATTCCATGTACAGCGATCCCGTGATTTTGGTTGCCCCTCATGACGGCCGCGCTGCAGAACAAGCGCCGCCGCTCGATGTCGAGGATTTGCTTGAAGAATATTTGCTGTTGACCCACAATCACCCTGAATACTGGGACGACCTCGTCAGGCAGCTGAGGATCAAGTTTCCGTTTGTCAGAACGATGCTCGTAAGCCAGGCGCATATTACGAAACGATTTATTTCAGAAGGACTCGGTATATCATTTTTGCCGCTGTCGACTGTGCGCCGCGAGCTGATGGAAGGAAGATTAATAGAGGTGCCGTGCGATTTCATGAAGCTTCCCGTTGCAGGGGGATATGCGATTAGTCTGAAAGATAATGAGAAGGTCGAGCACTTTTTGGCGTTTTTAGCCGAGTTCCGTTTCTAA
- a CDS encoding citrate synthase/methylcitrate synthase: MVYHGLKGITCVETAISRIDGEKGKLIYRGYNADELALSSTFEEVAYLILNGAFPTEAELSRFNELLASFRVLPEACERLIRSLPAELDDMAVLRTAVSSFGDISFAFKPTMEQALRLIAAVPSIIAFRKRLADGEEPVQPLDELGFVENYFYMLKGKRPTEAQKKALETYMILAMEHGMNASTFSARVTVSTESDLVSAVTSALGTMKGPLHGGAPSAVTDMLEGIGEKQHAESYIREKLEKGERLMGFGHRVYKTHDPRAKALRVKAEEIAGGDRDIDLALHVENTAIRLLEEYKPGRKLYTNVEFYAAAVMKAIDFDAALFTPTFSAARMVGWCAHVLEQADNNMIFRPSAKYVGELVSQ; the protein is encoded by the coding sequence ATGGTTTATCATGGGTTAAAAGGGATTACTTGTGTTGAAACAGCCATCAGCCGCATTGACGGTGAAAAAGGAAAGCTGATCTACAGAGGGTACAATGCTGATGAACTGGCGCTTTCGTCCACATTTGAAGAAGTCGCTTACCTGATTCTCAACGGGGCATTTCCGACGGAAGCTGAACTCAGCAGATTCAATGAGCTGCTCGCTTCATTTCGTGTGCTTCCAGAAGCATGCGAGCGATTGATCCGCAGTCTTCCGGCCGAATTAGACGATATGGCGGTTCTGCGCACGGCCGTCTCTTCATTCGGGGACATATCGTTTGCGTTCAAGCCGACAATGGAGCAGGCCCTCAGGCTGATTGCGGCCGTCCCGTCAATTATCGCGTTCAGAAAGAGGCTGGCTGATGGAGAAGAGCCTGTTCAGCCGCTGGATGAGCTAGGTTTTGTGGAAAATTATTTTTACATGCTGAAAGGAAAGCGTCCGACAGAAGCTCAGAAAAAAGCGCTTGAAACGTACATGATTCTTGCGATGGAACATGGCATGAACGCTTCAACCTTTTCGGCAAGGGTTACGGTGTCTACGGAATCCGATCTTGTTTCTGCCGTCACATCTGCACTTGGCACGATGAAAGGACCTTTGCACGGCGGAGCGCCGTCTGCGGTGACGGATATGCTGGAAGGCATCGGGGAAAAACAGCACGCTGAAAGCTATATAAGAGAAAAGCTTGAAAAAGGCGAGAGACTGATGGGATTTGGACACCGCGTCTATAAAACGCATGATCCGAGAGCGAAGGCTTTAAGGGTGAAAGCCGAGGAAATTGCCGGGGGCGACAGGGATATCGACCTTGCTCTTCATGTTGAAAATACGGCGATCCGCCTTTTGGAAGAATACAAGCCGGGCCGCAAGCTTTATACGAATGTCGAATTTTACGCAGCCGCTGTGATGAAGGCGATCGATTTTGATGCCGCATTGTTCACCCCTACTTTTTCGGCAGCGAGAATGGTCGGCTGGTGCGCCCATGTGCTTGAGCAGGCTGACAACAACATGATTTTCAGGCCATCGGCTAAATATGTCGGAGAATTGGTCTCACAGTAA
- a CDS encoding PQQ-dependent sugar dehydrogenase: protein MKKGFLMLIMLFFLGACTEGRDFDAEYEATSAKEGGSGAEVIADRLDVPWTIAHTGETFYITERNGGIVSIADGKKERMQLQLKKPVHQEGEGGLLGFVLHPDFRNSQEAYVYHTYKDGSHLKNRIVKLTLDRLTWTETDELLADLPGGAIHNGGRMAIGPDQKLYITTGDAGEREWAQQPEKMAGVILRMELDGTIPADQPFSSSYVYSFGHRNPQGLAWIGRQLYSSEHGQSGHDEVNKIEPGANYGWPVIEESDEKQGMKAPLIHSGEKTRAPSGLAQKGDVLYMAGLRGEGVFQVDPAEAKVVKWLGGYGRIRDVKVIGDDLYFITNNGDGRGEKKQTDDRLIRVPLPDK, encoded by the coding sequence ATGAAAAAAGGATTCCTGATGTTGATCATGCTGTTTTTTCTAGGTGCATGCACGGAAGGCCGGGATTTTGATGCTGAATATGAAGCGACAAGCGCGAAAGAAGGCGGAAGCGGCGCCGAAGTCATCGCAGATCGCCTGGATGTGCCTTGGACGATCGCTCATACTGGCGAGACCTTTTACATTACGGAAAGAAACGGGGGAATTGTGTCCATTGCTGACGGCAAAAAGGAGCGCATGCAGCTTCAGCTGAAAAAGCCCGTTCATCAAGAAGGGGAGGGCGGGCTGCTCGGATTTGTACTCCATCCGGATTTTAGAAACAGTCAGGAGGCGTACGTTTATCATACATACAAAGACGGGAGCCATCTGAAAAACCGGATCGTAAAATTGACGCTTGACCGCCTCACTTGGACAGAAACGGATGAACTGCTTGCCGATTTGCCTGGAGGCGCGATTCATAACGGCGGCCGGATGGCGATCGGGCCCGATCAAAAGCTGTACATCACGACAGGCGATGCAGGGGAAAGGGAATGGGCCCAGCAGCCTGAAAAGATGGCGGGTGTGATTCTAAGGATGGAGCTTGATGGTACGATACCGGCTGATCAGCCCTTTAGCTCGTCTTATGTATACAGTTTCGGGCACCGGAATCCGCAAGGCCTCGCATGGATCGGCCGACAGCTTTACAGCTCCGAACACGGGCAGTCTGGACATGATGAAGTAAATAAAATAGAACCCGGAGCCAATTATGGCTGGCCGGTGATTGAAGAAAGCGATGAGAAGCAGGGAATGAAGGCGCCGCTCATACATTCGGGAGAAAAAACGCGGGCGCCATCCGGTTTAGCACAGAAAGGGGACGTCCTCTATATGGCCGGGCTGCGGGGAGAGGGTGTTTTCCAGGTCGATCCGGCGGAAGCCAAAGTAGTCAAGTGGCTTGGCGGATACGGCAGAATCAGAGATGTGAAAGTGATCGGCGATGATCTGTATTTCATTACGAACAATGGCGACGGAAGAGGCGAAAAAAAACAGACAGACGATCGGCTCATCCGCGTACCTCTGCCTGACAAGTAA